The following coding sequences are from one Gigantopelta aegis isolate Gae_Host chromosome 15, Gae_host_genome, whole genome shotgun sequence window:
- the LOC121389942 gene encoding uncharacterized protein LOC121389942 produces MDLFAFLKLINPYEVCTASNINNQPPTADDPIENENKLEELPDVQSQSVHQSQSVHNEDCNSDSHHEVTPSVSESTTVSTPTSQCQPPSTPPIVTTRKRGRTTQADDLGKSLTEYMRVQLKKKIASNNTKEKKYDRTSEDAFFESCALRMKNLPEEVKSVLQL; encoded by the exons ATGGATTTATTTGCCTTCCTGAAACTAATTAACCCATACGAAGTTTG caCGGCATCAAATATTAACAACCAACCACCCACAGCTGATGATCctatagaaaatgaaaataagctTGAAGAGTTGCCTGATGTCCAGTCACAGTCGGTACACCAGTCACAGTCGGTACACAATGAAGATTGCAATTCTGACAG CCATCATGAAGTAACGCCATCGGTTTCTGAAAGTACAACGGTGTCAACTCCAACATCGCAGTGCCAACCCCCTTCCACGCCTCCTATTGTGACCACAAGGAAGCGTGGAAGAACGACACAAGCAGACGATTTGGGAAAATCGCTGACGGAATATATGCGAGTTcaacttaaaaagaaaattgcGAGTAACAacacgaaagaaaaaaaatatgataGAACATCAGAGGATGCCTTTTTTGAGAGTTGTGCTTTAAGAATGAAAAACTTACCTGAAGAGGTTAAGTCTGTACTACAGCTGTAA